From Polaribacter butkevichii, a single genomic window includes:
- the dinB gene encoding DNA polymerase IV, translated as MKKNILHLDLDTFFVSCERLIDSRLQKKPLLVGGTGDRGVVAACSYETRTFGVHSGMSMKIARKLCPEAVVIRGDTSIYSKYSNIVTEIIKEKVPIFEKASIDEFYADLSGMDAFFGSYKYASELRQRIIKESGLPISFGMSQNKIVSKVATGEAKPNNQLLIDAGFEKEFLAPLSIRKIPSVGEKTYQILRNLGVEKIKVIQEMPLEMMISVLGKNGKTIWKRANGIDNPPIIAFHERKSLSTERTYTKDTIDMIKLKETIFAMAENLAYQLRKGDKLAGVISVKIRYSDFNTYNKQIKIPYTSADHIIIPAVLELFKKLYQRRLLIRLVGVKVSDIVNGNYQINLFDDTEQLLDLYNAMDTVRNKYGDKSIMRAASMGAKSIGRFSNPFNGEPPLVLAHRKQ; from the coding sequence GTGAAGAAAAATATTTTACATCTCGATTTAGATACTTTTTTTGTCTCTTGTGAACGATTGATTGATAGTCGATTGCAAAAGAAACCGTTGTTGGTTGGCGGAACAGGAGATCGTGGAGTTGTGGCGGCTTGTAGTTATGAAACAAGAACTTTTGGAGTGCATTCTGGTATGTCAATGAAAATTGCTAGAAAGTTATGTCCTGAAGCAGTTGTTATTAGAGGAGATACGAGCATTTATTCTAAATACTCAAATATTGTTACAGAAATCATCAAAGAAAAAGTACCCATTTTTGAAAAAGCGAGTATCGATGAATTTTATGCAGACCTTTCTGGAATGGATGCTTTTTTTGGAAGCTATAAATATGCTTCTGAATTACGTCAGCGAATTATAAAAGAAAGTGGTTTGCCTATTTCTTTTGGAATGTCACAAAACAAAATCGTATCTAAAGTAGCAACAGGAGAAGCAAAACCCAATAATCAATTGTTGATTGATGCAGGGTTTGAGAAAGAATTTCTGGCACCATTATCAATTCGTAAAATTCCATCAGTTGGAGAAAAAACGTATCAAATTTTAAGGAATTTAGGGGTAGAAAAAATAAAAGTAATTCAAGAAATGCCTTTAGAAATGATGATAAGCGTTTTGGGGAAAAATGGAAAAACGATTTGGAAACGAGCCAACGGAATAGACAATCCACCCATTATTGCTTTTCACGAACGTAAATCTTTATCCACAGAAAGAACTTACACAAAAGATACTATTGATATGATAAAGTTAAAAGAAACCATTTTTGCAATGGCAGAAAACTTAGCCTATCAATTGAGAAAAGGAGATAAGTTAGCAGGTGTAATTAGTGTAAAAATTAGATATTCAGATTTTAACACGTATAACAAACAAATAAAAATTCCTTATACAAGTGCAGATCACATTATCATTCCTGCTGTTTTAGAATTATTTAAAAAATTATATCAACGAAGATTGTTAATTCGATTGGTTGGGGTAAAAGTATCTGATATTGTCAATGGTAATTACCAAATTAATTTGTTCGATGATACGGAACAACTATTGGATTTATACAATGCAATGGATACCGTTAGAAATAAATATGGAGATAAAAGTATTATGAGAGCAGCTTCTATGGGAGCAAAATCTATTGGTCGTTTTAGCAATCCTTTTAATGGAGAACCTCCTTTAGTTCTTGCACATAGAAAACAATAA
- a CDS encoding XRE family transcriptional regulator — translation MKIISKNIRHLRSLKALSQERLADDLNVTRSRIGSYEENRSSPTLEFLIDFSNYFKIPIDILLKNDLTKTKDISFIEVGSKRVLFPITVDDENENLIEVVSAKTSAGYLLGYDDPEYIEQLEKIKLPFLPTGKHRAFPIKGDSMLPMKDGSYVVAEFVENITDVKNGTSYIIVTKNDGMTYKRVYNQIEEKGSLLLKPDNKEYQSYEVPLEEVLELWKFTCSINTQEYEEHELKLSSIMQMFNGLGVELKQLEKSLKMS, via the coding sequence ATGAAAATTATATCCAAAAACATACGTCATTTAAGAAGTTTAAAAGCGCTTTCACAAGAGCGTTTAGCGGACGATTTAAATGTAACAAGATCAAGAATAGGTTCTTATGAAGAGAACAGGTCTTCTCCTACTTTAGAGTTTTTAATAGATTTCTCTAATTATTTTAAAATCCCTATTGATATTTTATTGAAAAATGATTTGACAAAAACAAAAGATATTTCGTTTATAGAAGTTGGAAGCAAACGTGTTTTATTTCCAATTACAGTTGATGACGAAAATGAAAATTTAATTGAAGTCGTTTCTGCTAAAACTTCTGCAGGTTATTTATTAGGGTATGATGATCCTGAATATATTGAGCAGTTAGAAAAAATAAAACTGCCTTTTTTACCTACTGGTAAACACAGAGCATTTCCTATTAAAGGAGATTCTATGTTACCCATGAAAGATGGCTCTTATGTGGTTGCTGAATTTGTAGAAAATATTACAGATGTTAAAAATGGAACGTCTTATATCATAGTCACTAAAAATGATGGTATGACCTACAAAAGAGTCTATAATCAAATTGAAGAAAAAGGAAGTTTACTTTTAAAACCAGATAACAAAGAATATCAGTCTTATGAAGTTCCCTTAGAAGAAGTTTTAGAACTTTGGAAATTTACTTGCAGCATAAATACGCAAGAGTATGAAGAACATGAACTAAAATTGAGTAGTATTATGCAAATGTTTAATGGATTAGGGGTGGAATTAAAGCAATTAGAAAAATCTTTGAAAATGAGTTAA
- a CDS encoding tyrosine-type recombinase/integrase — MTYPTIFLEQKTHRKELRLLLKFNYNNTLIEATRKLDGAQWSKTLHSWHLKYSEENLALVLKTFKDLTNVNSDKLPKKDLFKRNLTPEEKKLLNNFYLFLKGKRYSKSTIQTYTFFVADFINFHTNKALDELTNRDVELFIEKVFIERNYSVSSQRQFISALKIFIIFYPHTKINDLVLERPKKSRKLPSVLSQEEVLTIIQITQNLKHRAILALIYSCGLRISELINLKLTDFYLERKQLIVKNGKGRKDRYVSLADSFLPLLSNYYYSYKPQFYFVEGQNGGKYSAESVRQFLRKSCLKANIKKIVTPHTLRHSYATHLLENGVDIRYIQSLLGHAKPETTMIYTHVKRKDLMDIQNPLDIALQKINKHDNENKKLLLSGRI; from the coding sequence TTGACATATCCAACAATATTTTTAGAACAAAAAACTCACAGAAAAGAACTTCGACTACTTTTAAAGTTCAATTACAACAATACACTTATTGAAGCAACTAGAAAATTAGATGGTGCTCAATGGAGTAAAACGCTACATAGTTGGCACCTTAAATATAGTGAAGAAAACTTAGCTCTTGTTCTAAAAACTTTTAAAGATTTAACAAACGTAAATTCAGATAAGCTCCCTAAAAAGGATTTGTTTAAGAGAAATTTAACTCCTGAAGAAAAAAAACTTCTTAATAATTTTTATCTTTTTTTAAAAGGAAAAAGATATAGTAAAAGTACCATACAAACCTATACTTTTTTTGTTGCTGATTTTATTAATTTTCACACAAATAAAGCTCTAGATGAACTTACAAATAGAGATGTAGAGCTTTTTATAGAAAAAGTATTTATAGAGCGAAATTACTCTGTTAGTTCTCAAAGACAATTTATAAGCGCTTTAAAAATTTTTATAATTTTTTATCCTCATACAAAGATTAACGATCTTGTATTAGAAAGACCTAAAAAATCTAGAAAACTCCCTAGTGTATTATCGCAAGAAGAAGTATTAACAATTATACAAATTACTCAAAATTTAAAACACAGAGCTATTTTGGCTTTAATTTATTCTTGTGGATTACGTATAAGTGAATTAATTAATTTAAAATTAACCGATTTCTATTTAGAAAGAAAACAACTTATTGTAAAAAATGGAAAAGGAAGAAAAGATAGATATGTTAGTTTAGCGGATAGTTTTTTACCTTTATTATCTAATTATTACTATTCTTACAAACCCCAATTTTATTTTGTTGAAGGACAAAATGGAGGTAAATATAGTGCAGAAAGTGTACGCCAATTTTTAAGAAAAAGTTGCTTAAAAGCAAATATTAAAAAAATTGTTACTCCCCACACACTTAGGCATAGTTATGCTACTCATTTATTAGAAAATGGAGTAGACATAAGATATATACAATCCCTTTTGGGCCATGCTAAACCAGAAACCACCATGATTTACACTCATGTAAAAAGAAAAGATCTAATGGATATACAAAACCCACTAGATATTGCTTTACAGAAAATAAATAAACATGATAATGAAAACAAAAAACTTTTATTATCCGGAAGAATTTGA
- a CDS encoding DUF1444 family protein: protein MLTFFKSKSNLTESEFAEKFFAELKKKVKGLELVSINGLEVITKLKDSDNYKHFLDNSYAEYKNDPKDLKNVIEKYTFASKDLFLPEEPIQLKRIVPVIKDKRYLIESSKIIENFENTHVYEKYNSELYIFYAEDKENTISYFTKEKFEQLNVGIETIKEKAIENLNSVVSKMERHGENGYFMLTSGGDYEASLILFDIWNKENFPVNGNLIIGIPARDIVFITGTNDKDNIEKLKNTINEINESGDHLVSDKIFEFRNGKFELWK, encoded by the coding sequence ATGCTTACATTTTTTAAATCAAAATCTAACTTAACCGAATCGGAATTTGCCGAAAAATTTTTCGCTGAATTAAAAAAGAAAGTCAAAGGTTTGGAATTAGTTTCAATCAACGGACTTGAAGTTATTACTAAACTCAAAGATTCTGACAATTACAAACATTTTTTGGACAACTCTTACGCTGAATATAAAAATGACCCGAAAGATTTAAAAAACGTAATTGAAAAATATACATTCGCTTCCAAAGACCTATTTCTACCAGAAGAACCAATACAATTAAAAAGAATAGTTCCAGTAATTAAAGACAAAAGATATTTAATTGAGAGTTCTAAAATCATTGAGAATTTTGAAAACACTCACGTTTACGAAAAGTATAATTCTGAATTATACATATTTTACGCAGAGGATAAAGAAAATACGATTAGCTATTTCACAAAAGAAAAATTTGAGCAACTGAATGTAGGAATTGAAACAATAAAAGAAAAAGCAATTGAAAATCTAAATTCTGTAGTTTCTAAAATGGAAAGACACGGAGAAAATGGCTATTTTATGTTAACTTCTGGAGGAGATTACGAAGCAAGCTTAATTTTATTTGACATTTGGAATAAGGAAAACTTTCCAGTAAACGGAAATTTAATAATTGGAATTCCAGCAAGAGATATTGTATTTATTACTGGAACAAACGACAAAGACAATATCGAGAAATTAAAGAATACAATTAACGAAATTAATGAGTCAGGAGACCATTTAGTTTCAGATAAAATATTTGAATTTAGAAACGGAAAATTTGAACTGTGGAAATAA
- a CDS encoding Shedu immune nuclease family protein, translated as MRKNISKELDYFRQRSSSRIYVSKSFPYLKFRGIFTNEKRFVKKVFKKETINEFAEVKGEIVLRETGIFENKYQVSAIVYSIKDTNLLEFTLQKFTENQETGISTPIQETAFSFSQDEFTELLKFLSDLKFLDFSNKDRFVIEEGTLPNRKILLNLTKPDTSKILVDKDLAELVDKLSDLDKDKRESVLETLRNNVLTKQDLNILSGRKDGLEIFKELFTKDITEPEWQVFFKQNSWIFGYGLDYRFLSILQREASVSSTDLDGKNEVKLDYLLGDKNFTIIVELKRPDTPLFEKDKNRSESWKLSKDLTYAVSQILSQKAEWEIKAQTDQFDENGDKIEQDTVDPKTILIIGNTNQFSGSTKTDLIKKKTFELYRRNSRNIEIITYDELLERAQFIVNDGTVSEETEEKNQVENDYDDLPF; from the coding sequence ATGAGAAAAAACATAAGTAAGGAACTTGATTATTTTAGACAACGTAGTTCTTCAAGAATATATGTAAGTAAATCGTTTCCTTATTTGAAATTTAGAGGCATTTTTACTAATGAAAAACGGTTTGTCAAAAAAGTTTTCAAAAAAGAAACTATTAACGAATTTGCCGAAGTTAAAGGAGAAATTGTACTTCGAGAAACTGGAATTTTTGAAAATAAATATCAAGTAAGCGCAATTGTTTACTCAATTAAAGACACAAATCTTTTAGAATTTACTTTACAAAAGTTTACAGAAAATCAAGAGACAGGAATTTCTACACCAATTCAAGAAACTGCCTTTTCGTTTAGTCAAGATGAATTTACCGAATTACTAAAATTCTTGAGTGATTTGAAATTTTTAGACTTTTCTAATAAAGATAGATTTGTAATAGAAGAAGGAACTTTACCAAATAGAAAAATCTTATTAAACTTAACAAAACCTGACACGAGCAAAATTTTAGTTGACAAAGATTTAGCAGAATTAGTCGATAAATTGTCTGACTTAGATAAAGACAAAAGAGAATCTGTTCTGGAAACTTTACGAAATAATGTCTTAACAAAACAAGATTTGAATATTCTCTCAGGTAGAAAAGATGGTTTAGAAATATTTAAAGAGCTTTTTACGAAAGATATTACAGAACCTGAATGGCAAGTGTTTTTTAAACAGAATTCTTGGATTTTCGGTTATGGTTTAGATTATAGGTTTTTAAGTATTTTACAAAGAGAAGCTTCCGTTTCATCAACTGATTTGGATGGAAAAAACGAAGTTAAGTTGGACTATTTACTTGGCGATAAAAATTTCACCATTATTGTTGAATTAAAACGACCTGACACACCTCTATTTGAAAAAGACAAAAATCGTTCAGAATCTTGGAAACTATCAAAGGACCTGACTTATGCAGTATCTCAAATTCTTTCTCAAAAAGCAGAATGGGAAATAAAAGCTCAAACAGACCAATTCGATGAAAATGGAGATAAAATTGAACAAGATACAGTTGACCCAAAAACAATTTTAATAATCGGAAACACCAATCAATTTTCAGGTTCCACAAAAACGGATTTAATTAAGAAAAAGACATTTGAATTATATCGCAGAAATTCAAGAAATATTGAAATAATAACTTACGATGAACTTTTAGAAAGAGCACAGTTCATTGTAAATGACGGAACAGTTAGCGAGGAAACGGAAGAAAAAAATCAAGTGGAAAACGACTATGATGATTTACCATTTTAG
- a CDS encoding DUF3592 domain-containing protein — MTRSRKNYIIVFLISFVLIWLSTIFYFDKNEFDIEFREKGITTATIFNFGTEEVIEEYNDGRSVDVSDVEYIEYSYVVNGKSYKYGSEHFPNGYSIGDKIEIEYVKGNPLSSRLKGLERYKFNFFIRNLLMVSIFSFLLMLATFYILGLINNKDTGWES; from the coding sequence ATGACACGATCAAGAAAAAACTATATCATAGTTTTCTTAATATCATTTGTACTTATTTGGTTAAGTACAATTTTTTATTTTGACAAAAATGAATTTGATATTGAATTTAGAGAAAAAGGAATAACTACAGCTACAATTTTTAACTTCGGAACAGAAGAAGTAATTGAGGAATATAATGACGGAAGGAGTGTTGATGTTTCTGATGTTGAATATATAGAATACTCTTATGTTGTAAATGGGAAAAGTTATAAATATGGTAGTGAACATTTTCCAAACGGATACTCTATTGGCGATAAGATTGAAATAGAATATGTGAAAGGTAATCCTTTAAGCAGTCGTTTAAAAGGTCTTGAACGTTATAAATTTAATTTTTTTATAAGGAATTTATTAATGGTAAGTATTTTCTCTTTTTTACTTATGCTCGCTACTTTTTATATATTAGGTCTAATAAATAATAAAGATACTGGATGGGAAAGTTAG
- a CDS encoding HsdM family class I SAM-dependent methyltransferase — protein sequence MTKKRISEYTSYIWIKNELQELDWNTKNPNRNSDGQVYTQQECLDNEQIKKQLVKKKPEYVCKINEDNFYVIEAKGQIEEIDKAFQEACDYATLINKSKLIKAPIVSGVAGNDEDGYIVRSAFLEKGIFKTINYHSKEITSLISPSLCIELIENKSSSIKELEINEKQLLATAEDINEVLHLGSINKDERASVMATLLLSLIDDTKPNYNASATVFVKDVNNRAEEILIQHNKRDFFKHIEIKLPSKEEARKKYKKSLVSTIFKLKKINIKAAMFSGTDVLGKFYEVFLKYGNGAKDIGIVLTPRHVTTFACNILNITHQDVVYDPTCGTGGFLVSAFDYVRSNSSEEQLSEFKKHRIFGIEQQPKVASLAIVNMIFRGDGSNNIIDDNCLSVGLKRLVLNSSTTGEYVKTGENINSKVVSKVLMNPPFALKDKDEKEYKFIQHALDQMIDGGLLFAIIPLSVLTKSGVSKKWRQNQLLKENTVLSVISLPDKLFYPVGVHTCALIVKKGVPHPENQKVFWAKCNEDGYLTKKGKRLKNDSIENHLEQIEDKLKLFILNSNTKINNIPEFQKSEKIDFKDNLLELVPEAYLDQKIPTKEEIMIGIDELVREAAAFIIRSKNENEII from the coding sequence ATGACGAAAAAAAGAATATCTGAATACACATCCTATATCTGGATAAAAAACGAATTACAAGAACTCGATTGGAATACAAAAAACCCGAATAGAAATTCAGATGGACAAGTATACACGCAACAAGAATGTCTTGATAATGAACAAATCAAAAAACAATTAGTCAAGAAAAAGCCTGAATATGTTTGCAAAATAAATGAAGATAACTTTTACGTAATTGAAGCCAAAGGTCAAATTGAAGAAATAGACAAAGCATTTCAAGAGGCTTGTGATTATGCCACACTTATAAATAAAAGTAAACTAATTAAAGCTCCAATAGTTTCTGGAGTTGCTGGAAATGATGAAGATGGATACATTGTAAGAAGTGCTTTTTTAGAAAAAGGGATTTTTAAAACAATAAATTATCATAGCAAGGAAATAACAAGTTTAATTAGCCCTTCCCTCTGTATAGAATTAATCGAAAATAAAAGTTCATCAATCAAAGAACTAGAAATTAATGAAAAACAACTTCTAGCCACTGCCGAAGATATCAATGAAGTTTTACATTTGGGCTCAATAAATAAAGATGAAAGAGCTTCGGTTATGGCTACATTGCTCTTGTCTTTAATTGATGATACAAAACCAAATTATAATGCATCTGCAACTGTTTTTGTTAAAGATGTTAATAATCGAGCCGAAGAAATTCTAATTCAGCATAATAAAAGAGACTTTTTTAAGCATATTGAAATTAAACTTCCAAGTAAGGAAGAAGCTAGAAAAAAATATAAAAAGTCTTTAGTATCTACAATATTCAAACTTAAAAAGATAAACATTAAAGCAGCTATGTTTTCTGGAACAGATGTTCTAGGTAAGTTCTATGAAGTATTTTTAAAATATGGTAATGGAGCGAAAGATATTGGTATTGTTTTAACACCAAGACACGTAACAACTTTTGCTTGTAATATTTTAAACATTACTCATCAAGATGTAGTATATGACCCAACTTGTGGAACAGGTGGATTTTTAGTTTCTGCTTTTGATTATGTAAGGTCAAACTCAAGTGAAGAACAACTTTCTGAATTCAAAAAACATAGAATTTTTGGTATTGAACAACAACCTAAGGTTGCATCTCTAGCAATTGTTAATATGATTTTCAGAGGAGATGGAAGTAATAATATAATAGATGATAATTGTTTGTCAGTTGGTTTAAAGAGATTAGTTCTTAATAGTTCAACAACTGGAGAATATGTAAAGACTGGAGAAAATATAAACTCCAAAGTTGTTTCAAAAGTATTAATGAATCCTCCTTTTGCTCTAAAAGATAAAGACGAAAAAGAATATAAATTTATTCAACACGCACTTGACCAAATGATTGATGGAGGATTATTATTCGCCATAATACCATTATCTGTTCTTACAAAATCTGGCGTTTCTAAAAAATGGAGACAGAATCAATTATTAAAAGAAAACACAGTCCTTTCTGTTATTTCATTACCGGATAAATTATTTTATCCTGTTGGTGTGCATACTTGTGCATTAATTGTCAAAAAAGGAGTTCCACATCCAGAAAATCAAAAAGTTTTTTGGGCAAAATGTAATGAAGACGGCTATTTAACAAAAAAAGGTAAACGACTTAAAAACGATAGTATAGAAAATCATCTTGAACAAATTGAGGATAAACTTAAACTCTTCATTTTAAATTCAAATACTAAAATAAATAACATACCTGAATTTCAAAAATCAGAAAAAATTGATTTTAAAGATAATTTGTTAGAGTTAGTTCCAGAAGCTTATTTAGACCAAAAAATTCCGACTAAAGAAGAAATAATGATTGGAATTGATGAATTAGTGAGAGAAGCAGCAGCATTTATTATTAGGTCAAAAAATGAAAATGAAATTATATGA
- a CDS encoding restriction endonuclease subunit S, whose translation MKNINDIFDFLTGNLPALENTDEGDIPLIYGTSFNNGVIKLVEVESEENIFQPPLITVSYLGTAFVQILPFTTSVVDKSNIIILKPKNKMTLSELYFYCFQINTTAKFGFHYGRRMNMARLRKVNVLEYDKSKYETKIDIKGLLPQIQLDEYYKINLLNKFLDINKIFDVVNAKSSGFSSYDIGEIPFISNGIMNNGIIGYVSPLDTDRVFNKKGICVSAFCEATIHNPPFLPRGNGGSGLIVLIPKKEMTHEVFVYYAAYINKYCSWRFSYGRMVTLARLKKMELPEITTPNNV comes from the coding sequence ATGAAAAATATTAATGACATTTTCGATTTTCTAACAGGTAATCTTCCTGCATTGGAAAATACTGACGAGGGAGACATTCCATTAATTTATGGCACTTCATTTAATAATGGAGTTATCAAACTAGTTGAAGTCGAGAGCGAAGAAAACATTTTTCAACCTCCATTAATAACAGTTTCTTATTTAGGTACTGCATTTGTTCAAATACTTCCATTTACAACTTCTGTAGTAGATAAGAGTAATATAATTATTCTTAAACCCAAGAATAAAATGACTTTATCTGAATTGTATTTCTACTGCTTTCAAATTAACACAACTGCTAAATTCGGTTTCCATTATGGGAGACGAATGAATATGGCTAGACTACGAAAGGTAAACGTATTGGAGTATGATAAGAGTAAATACGAAACAAAAATAGATATTAAAGGCTTGTTACCTCAAATCCAATTAGATGAATATTACAAGATAAATTTACTCAATAAGTTTTTAGACATTAATAAAATATTTGATGTAGTAAATGCGAAATCAAGTGGATTTAGTTCCTACGATATTGGGGAAATTCCATTTATTTCAAATGGAATAATGAATAATGGAATAATAGGTTATGTTTCTCCATTAGACACTGATAGAGTTTTTAACAAAAAAGGAATTTGTGTTTCTGCATTTTGTGAAGCAACTATACATAACCCTCCTTTTTTACCGAGAGGAAATGGAGGAAGTGGATTAATAGTTTTAATTCCCAAAAAAGAAATGACTCACGAAGTTTTTGTTTACTATGCTGCTTATATAAATAAATATTGTAGTTGGAGATTCTCTTATGGCAGAATGGTAACATTGGCTAGATTAAAAAAGATGGAACTTCCAGAAATAACTACACCCAACAATGTATAA
- a CDS encoding Fic family protein has translation MKPPYEITSSILKLITSISEKIGEVNANLLNKPSPKLRKQNRIKTIHSSLRIEGNTLTEEQITALLENKRVIGPKKDVVEVLNAIEIYENLDIYKPSNEKSFLKAHKSLMKGLVEDAGTYRKQSVGIVKGTKVEHVAPPFGNLPYLMKDLFEYLKKSDEIELIKSCVFHYEMEFIHPFLDGNGRMGRLWQTLILMEKYPIFEFLPFETLISNDQEKYYQALAESDKSGKSTKFIEYMLGVIDISISELLNFNNRTLNEKDRLEYFVSLNKIQFTRKDYMDIFKDISAATASRDLKKGTELKIFEKTGKLNKTIYKLITGHNTV, from the coding sequence ATGAAACCACCTTACGAAATAACATCTTCAATTTTAAAATTAATAACTTCTATTTCAGAAAAAATAGGTGAAGTAAACGCTAACTTATTAAACAAACCTTCTCCTAAATTAAGAAAACAGAACAGAATTAAAACAATTCATTCCTCTCTAAGAATTGAAGGAAATACACTTACAGAAGAACAAATAACAGCACTTCTTGAAAACAAAAGAGTTATTGGTCCAAAAAAAGATGTTGTTGAAGTTTTAAATGCAATAGAAATCTACGAGAATTTAGATATTTACAAACCATCTAATGAAAAGTCATTTTTAAAAGCACATAAAAGCTTAATGAAAGGCCTTGTTGAAGATGCAGGAACATATAGGAAACAAAGTGTTGGAATTGTAAAAGGCACTAAAGTAGAACATGTAGCTCCACCTTTTGGAAACCTTCCATACTTAATGAAAGACCTTTTTGAATATTTAAAAAAGTCAGACGAAATTGAGTTAATTAAAAGTTGTGTTTTCCATTATGAAATGGAGTTTATACATCCATTTTTAGATGGTAATGGAAGAATGGGAAGATTATGGCAAACTCTAATATTAATGGAAAAATATCCAATATTTGAATTTTTACCTTTTGAAACTTTAATTAGTAACGATCAAGAAAAATATTACCAGGCTTTAGCTGAAAGTGATAAATCTGGAAAATCAACAAAGTTTATTGAATATATGTTAGGAGTAATTGATATTTCAATAAGTGAATTATTGAATTTCAATAATCGAACATTAAATGAAAAAGACAGATTAGAATATTTTGTTTCTTTAAATAAAATTCAATTTACTAGAAAAGATTATATGGATATATTTAAAGATATTTCTGCTGCAACTGCAAGTCGAGATTTGAAAAAAGGAACAGAATTAAAAATATTTGAGAAAACAGGAAAACTAAATAAAACAATATACAAACTAATAACTGGGCACAACACCGTATAA
- a CDS encoding DUF4145 domain-containing protein produces the protein MNIKFENDKTKNETIKVLCSSCKNNTNHNVLTSINEIGTEPLGEYYSIDWNTDYEIIQCLGCERISFRNHSTNSENTDYQGRPISTTLIYPKRSKDTIAAKHYFNVPYNLQRIYSETVESYNYGNLTLCGAGVRALVEGVCKENGITEGNVEFKNKDGSTVTQKKTNLQGKINGLHESGKLTLQHSEILHEHRFLGNEAIHELSLPSKEDLYLAIEIVENVFDTLYEIPSKGLELKSKRLKK, from the coding sequence ATGAACATAAAGTTTGAGAATGATAAAACAAAGAATGAAACTATAAAGGTCCTTTGCTCATCTTGTAAAAATAATACAAATCATAATGTATTAACATCTATTAACGAAATTGGAACTGAACCTTTAGGAGAATATTATTCTATAGACTGGAATACTGACTATGAAATTATTCAATGTTTAGGCTGTGAAAGAATTTCATTCAGGAATCACTCAACAAACTCTGAAAACACTGATTATCAAGGTCGACCAATATCAACTACTCTAATTTACCCTAAAAGAAGTAAAGACACTATAGCAGCAAAACATTATTTTAATGTTCCATATAATTTACAAAGAATATACAGTGAAACTGTCGAAAGTTATAACTATGGAAACTTAACGCTTTGTGGAGCTGGTGTGAGAGCTTTAGTGGAAGGAGTATGCAAAGAAAATGGAATTACAGAAGGTAATGTTGAATTTAAGAATAAAGATGGTTCTACTGTAACTCAAAAAAAAACGAATCTTCAAGGAAAAATTAACGGACTTCATGAAAGCGGAAAACTTACGTTACAACATTCGGAAATATTACATGAACATCGGTTTTTAGGAAACGAAGCGATACATGAACTATCACTTCCATCAAAAGAAGATTTATATTTAGCAATTGAGATAGTTGAAAATGTTTTTGATACACTTTATGAAATTCCGAGTAAAGGTTTAGAATTGAAAAGTAAAAGATTGAAAAAATAA
- a CDS encoding type II secretion system protein GspG, which translates to MIELILSTLAEFRLIREDYKHQKRISKKEKEDGIKRPIQKYFMQPSALMFIAVFIIGSFSAVLFFTYQRTSVFPKKTEKEISEMSERMENWNKNLGKYPTELNELIGNSPLRKDWTKDAWNREYEFTITENGKGFLITSAGLDGKFGTEDDIKSE; encoded by the coding sequence ATGATAGAATTAATACTTTCAACTTTAGCTGAATTTAGACTAATTCGTGAAGATTATAAACATCAAAAACGGATAAGTAAAAAGGAAAAAGAAGACGGAATTAAAAGACCGATTCAAAAGTATTTTATGCAACCAAGTGCATTAATGTTTATTGCTGTTTTTATCATTGGAAGTTTTAGTGCTGTTCTATTTTTTACTTATCAAAGAACATCTGTATTTCCAAAAAAAACTGAAAAGGAAATCTCGGAAATGAGCGAGAGAATGGAAAACTGGAATAAAAATCTCGGAAAATACCCAACAGAATTGAATGAATTAATCGGAAATAGTCCTTTAAGAAAAGATTGGACAAAAGATGCTTGGAATCGAGAATATGAATTTACGATTACAGAGAACGGAAAAGGATTTTTAATAACGTCTGCTGGTTTAGACGGAAAATTTGGAACTGAAGATGACATTAAATCGGAATAA